A DNA window from Penaeus vannamei isolate JL-2024 chromosome 5, ASM4276789v1, whole genome shotgun sequence contains the following coding sequences:
- the LOC113830552 gene encoding serine-aspartate repeat-containing protein F isoform X2, translating into MVLQAAQLRRNEAAKHTPPQRWTTMVAMYNNDMEGAHGRPSDEDVPEHDVPPSAHVAEDEGPAKSGGHGAAMARAEEEVSKQNELDEDLRNPADEDSTSHTGTTGSSEGDGTRNSASGDAAGSVEGAAAKGASEEAAAISEAEPQPGHPSDDSASDDTLRGAEDGAAKGNDGEENKENVDNTLKETDEESDTEDSEDEDAARDDEGVEWLLKIDDLELYKKAMIPEHFYLRISSPKVLTEEQLRLALDRLLGELKWLRLGLKHRQGDCWICYLPKATMQVRICNDDSLGYIMEEPQRSHYYLHNDLLCTVHILADPQVPRTSRDRRRDKKAKNNSADKGDSASLDDRNLTRDYKYLLLLAGPPPLLNEASGRLISDTFVKHLNDAIEESVAQEPVVQSPGSSTGSGADANLDSPSVAQNPSGVDTLNNAGGFTASGISSENGSSIVSAASGVSADKGSSEVSVSTPGVSTASGISSDKDSSGMSASTPEVSAVSGVSSDKGSSEISVSTGVSTASGIASEKGSSEVSVSTVAERPKDGVSNTEASSAIGEGSADADSKQDKNSPSDTEVCSGTDSVNVSLDTGSAMDACSNNGDKKEISLDEIQHIKTFLSEFQKDVNNDDLRFGGENGEENEDDDSYGGVRKSLDSYVNKCFINKCKAERVSYFNAFVACVNAAAVKLLVDAGLESDREVILFHKVNVRFPWPRQEWWTDRDDDGNDADGDEEDDEDDYTSSGQERSVVKVSTVPSSWQTFFWKTAQTVNSKQWEAAEAEKPEMPRKIRPPNEEEVGEQDEGPCVADIHLSVPNITETFEFSAQRQLFKITTIRKLTFVHQFLMTFNINLYIDTESGNLGFYLNHSTVFNSRAIKIRFAELILAVLKRSLQL; encoded by the exons ATGGTGCTGCAAGCCGCACAGCTTCGAAGAAACGAAG CTGCGAAGCACACCCCGCCTCAGAGGTGGACAACGATGGTCGCGATGTACAACAACGACATGGAGGGAGCACACGGACGCCCTTCTGACGAGGACGTCCCTGAGCACGACGTGCCTCCCTCGGCTCACGTCGCCGAAGACGAAGGACCAGCGAAGAGCGGTGGCCACGGGGCGGCGATGGCCAGAGCGGAGGAGGAAGTGTCCAAGCAGAACGAGCTCGATGAAGACCTCAGGAACCCAGCTGACGAAGACTCGACCTCGCACACCGGCACGACGGGGAGCAGCGAGGGCGACGGAACCAGAAATAGCGCGAGTGGCGACGCCGCCGGTTCCGTCGAGGGCGCTGCCGCAAAAGGGGCGAGCGAAGAAGCGGCCGCGATTTCTGAAGCCGAGCCCCAGCCGGGACACCCCAGTGATGACAGTGCGTCGGACGACACTCTCAGGGGGGCTGAGGACGGCGCAGCGAAGGGGAATGACggagaggaaaacaaggaaaacgtTGATAATACCCTCAAGGAAACTGACGAGGAGAGTGACACGGAGGACAGCGAGGACGAGGACGCGGCCAGGGACGACGAAGGAGTCGAATGGCTGCTGAAGATCGACGACCTAGAGCTGTACAAGAAGGCCATGATTCCGGAGCATTTCTACCTCAGGATCAGCAGTCCGAAAGTCCTGACCGAGGAACAGCTGCGCCTGGCCCTCGACCGACTCCTCGG GGAACTGAAGTGGCTGCGCCTCGGCTTGAAGCACCGACAGGGCGACTGCTGGATCTGCTACCTGCCGAAGGCTACGATGCAGGTTCGG ATCTGCAATGACGACAGCCTGGGTTACATCATGGAGGAACCGCAGCGCTCGCACTACTACCTACATAACGACCTCCTTTGCACAGTCCACATCCTTGCCGATCCTCAAGTGCCCAGAACTTCGCGGGatagaagaagagacaagaaagcgaagaacaacagtGCCGATAAAGGTGACAGTGCCAGCCTGGACGATAGAAACCTCACACGTGATTACAaatacctcctcctcctggctGGTCCTCCGCCTCTCCTAAACGAAGCTTCCGGCAGACTCATCAGTGACACCTTTGTAAAACACCTTAATGATGCCATAGAAGAGTCTGTTGCACAAGAACCAGTCGTACAAAGCCCCGGTTCCAGCACTGGCAGTGGAGCAGATGCGAACCTGGACTCTCCCAGTGTGGCTCAAAATCCCTCTGGTGTGGATACTCTAAATAACGCGGGGGGGTTCACTGCTTCTGGAATTTCCTCCGAAAACGGTAGTTCCATAGTCTCCGCTGCCTCTGGAGTTTCCGCAGATAAAGGTAGTTCTGAAGTGTCAGTGAGCACTCCTGGAGTTTCCACTGCTTCCGGAATTTCCTCTGATAAAGATAGTTCTGGAATGTCTGCGAGTACTCCAGAAGTCTCCGCTGTCTCTGGGGTTTCCTCTGATAAAGGTAGTTCTGAAATTTCTGTGAGTACTGGAGTTTCCACTGCTTCCGGAATTGCTTCTGAAAAGGGTAGTTCTGAAGTTTCTGTGAGTACTGTTGCTGAAAGGCCTAAGGACGGTGTCAGCAATACTGAAGCCTCCAGTGCGATTGGTGAGGGTTCCGCAGATGCTGACAGTAAACAAGATAAAAATAGTCCTAGTGATACTGAAGTTTGCTCAGGTACCGACAGCGTTAATGTTAGCTTAGATACCGGCAGTGCTATGGATGCTTGCTCAAATAacggtgataaaaaagaaatatcctTAGACGAAATACAGCACATTAAGACTTTCCTTAGTGAATTTCAAAAGGATGTAAATAACGACGATTTGAGATTTGGTGGAGAAAATGGTGAAGAAAATGAGGACGACGATTCGTATGGGGGTGTTCGTAAATCACTGGATTCGTATGTCAACAAATGTTTCATAAACAAGTGTAAAGCAGAACGTGTCAGTTATTTCAATGCTTTTGTAGCGTGCGTGAATGCGGCCGCCGTCAAGCTTTTGGTTGATGCCGGGCTAGAGTCTGACAGAGAAGTCATACTTTTCCATAAAGTGAACGTACGCTTCCCTTGGCCACGCCAGGAATGGTGGACGGACAGAGACGACGACGGCAACGATGCCGATGGcgacgaggaggacgacgaggacgatTACACGTCGTCTGGCCAAGAAAGGTCAGTTGTCAAGGTGAGCACAGTGCCCAGCTCATGGCAGACCTTCTTCTGGAAAACAGCTCAAACAGTAAACAGCAAACAGTGGGAAGCAGCAGAAGCCGAGAAGCCTGAAATGCCAAGGAAGATCCGACCCCCaaacgaggaggaggtgggcgaaCAAGACGAGGGCCCCTGCGTCGCTGATATTCACTTATCCGTCCCGAACATAACCGAGACCTTCGAGTTCAGTGCGCAGAGGCAGCTCTTCAAAATCACAACCATTAGGAAGCTGACGTTCGTTCACCAATTCCTCATGACGTTCAACATCAACCTTTATATTGACACCGAGAGTGGAAATCTCGGTTTCTACCTCAATCATTCTACGGTGTTTAATTCTAGAGCTATAAAGATCAGATTTGCCGAACTCATTTTGGCAGTTCTAAAAAGGTCCTTGCAGTTATGA
- the LOC113830552 gene encoding serine-aspartate repeat-containing protein F isoform X1 produces MPTLGLRGTPSQLSTRKKAAKHTPPQRWTTMVAMYNNDMEGAHGRPSDEDVPEHDVPPSAHVAEDEGPAKSGGHGAAMARAEEEVSKQNELDEDLRNPADEDSTSHTGTTGSSEGDGTRNSASGDAAGSVEGAAAKGASEEAAAISEAEPQPGHPSDDSASDDTLRGAEDGAAKGNDGEENKENVDNTLKETDEESDTEDSEDEDAARDDEGVEWLLKIDDLELYKKAMIPEHFYLRISSPKVLTEEQLRLALDRLLGELKWLRLGLKHRQGDCWICYLPKATMQVRICNDDSLGYIMEEPQRSHYYLHNDLLCTVHILADPQVPRTSRDRRRDKKAKNNSADKGDSASLDDRNLTRDYKYLLLLAGPPPLLNEASGRLISDTFVKHLNDAIEESVAQEPVVQSPGSSTGSGADANLDSPSVAQNPSGVDTLNNAGGFTASGISSENGSSIVSAASGVSADKGSSEVSVSTPGVSTASGISSDKDSSGMSASTPEVSAVSGVSSDKGSSEISVSTGVSTASGIASEKGSSEVSVSTVAERPKDGVSNTEASSAIGEGSADADSKQDKNSPSDTEVCSGTDSVNVSLDTGSAMDACSNNGDKKEISLDEIQHIKTFLSEFQKDVNNDDLRFGGENGEENEDDDSYGGVRKSLDSYVNKCFINKCKAERVSYFNAFVACVNAAAVKLLVDAGLESDREVILFHKVNVRFPWPRQEWWTDRDDDGNDADGDEEDDEDDYTSSGQERSVVKVSTVPSSWQTFFWKTAQTVNSKQWEAAEAEKPEMPRKIRPPNEEEVGEQDEGPCVADIHLSVPNITETFEFSAQRQLFKITTIRKLTFVHQFLMTFNINLYIDTESGNLGFYLNHSTVFNSRAIKIRFAELILAVLKRSLQL; encoded by the exons ATGCCGACCTTGGGACTCCGGGGGACTCCTTCTCAGTTGTCAACCAGGAAAAAAG CTGCGAAGCACACCCCGCCTCAGAGGTGGACAACGATGGTCGCGATGTACAACAACGACATGGAGGGAGCACACGGACGCCCTTCTGACGAGGACGTCCCTGAGCACGACGTGCCTCCCTCGGCTCACGTCGCCGAAGACGAAGGACCAGCGAAGAGCGGTGGCCACGGGGCGGCGATGGCCAGAGCGGAGGAGGAAGTGTCCAAGCAGAACGAGCTCGATGAAGACCTCAGGAACCCAGCTGACGAAGACTCGACCTCGCACACCGGCACGACGGGGAGCAGCGAGGGCGACGGAACCAGAAATAGCGCGAGTGGCGACGCCGCCGGTTCCGTCGAGGGCGCTGCCGCAAAAGGGGCGAGCGAAGAAGCGGCCGCGATTTCTGAAGCCGAGCCCCAGCCGGGACACCCCAGTGATGACAGTGCGTCGGACGACACTCTCAGGGGGGCTGAGGACGGCGCAGCGAAGGGGAATGACggagaggaaaacaaggaaaacgtTGATAATACCCTCAAGGAAACTGACGAGGAGAGTGACACGGAGGACAGCGAGGACGAGGACGCGGCCAGGGACGACGAAGGAGTCGAATGGCTGCTGAAGATCGACGACCTAGAGCTGTACAAGAAGGCCATGATTCCGGAGCATTTCTACCTCAGGATCAGCAGTCCGAAAGTCCTGACCGAGGAACAGCTGCGCCTGGCCCTCGACCGACTCCTCGG GGAACTGAAGTGGCTGCGCCTCGGCTTGAAGCACCGACAGGGCGACTGCTGGATCTGCTACCTGCCGAAGGCTACGATGCAGGTTCGG ATCTGCAATGACGACAGCCTGGGTTACATCATGGAGGAACCGCAGCGCTCGCACTACTACCTACATAACGACCTCCTTTGCACAGTCCACATCCTTGCCGATCCTCAAGTGCCCAGAACTTCGCGGGatagaagaagagacaagaaagcgaagaacaacagtGCCGATAAAGGTGACAGTGCCAGCCTGGACGATAGAAACCTCACACGTGATTACAaatacctcctcctcctggctGGTCCTCCGCCTCTCCTAAACGAAGCTTCCGGCAGACTCATCAGTGACACCTTTGTAAAACACCTTAATGATGCCATAGAAGAGTCTGTTGCACAAGAACCAGTCGTACAAAGCCCCGGTTCCAGCACTGGCAGTGGAGCAGATGCGAACCTGGACTCTCCCAGTGTGGCTCAAAATCCCTCTGGTGTGGATACTCTAAATAACGCGGGGGGGTTCACTGCTTCTGGAATTTCCTCCGAAAACGGTAGTTCCATAGTCTCCGCTGCCTCTGGAGTTTCCGCAGATAAAGGTAGTTCTGAAGTGTCAGTGAGCACTCCTGGAGTTTCCACTGCTTCCGGAATTTCCTCTGATAAAGATAGTTCTGGAATGTCTGCGAGTACTCCAGAAGTCTCCGCTGTCTCTGGGGTTTCCTCTGATAAAGGTAGTTCTGAAATTTCTGTGAGTACTGGAGTTTCCACTGCTTCCGGAATTGCTTCTGAAAAGGGTAGTTCTGAAGTTTCTGTGAGTACTGTTGCTGAAAGGCCTAAGGACGGTGTCAGCAATACTGAAGCCTCCAGTGCGATTGGTGAGGGTTCCGCAGATGCTGACAGTAAACAAGATAAAAATAGTCCTAGTGATACTGAAGTTTGCTCAGGTACCGACAGCGTTAATGTTAGCTTAGATACCGGCAGTGCTATGGATGCTTGCTCAAATAacggtgataaaaaagaaatatcctTAGACGAAATACAGCACATTAAGACTTTCCTTAGTGAATTTCAAAAGGATGTAAATAACGACGATTTGAGATTTGGTGGAGAAAATGGTGAAGAAAATGAGGACGACGATTCGTATGGGGGTGTTCGTAAATCACTGGATTCGTATGTCAACAAATGTTTCATAAACAAGTGTAAAGCAGAACGTGTCAGTTATTTCAATGCTTTTGTAGCGTGCGTGAATGCGGCCGCCGTCAAGCTTTTGGTTGATGCCGGGCTAGAGTCTGACAGAGAAGTCATACTTTTCCATAAAGTGAACGTACGCTTCCCTTGGCCACGCCAGGAATGGTGGACGGACAGAGACGACGACGGCAACGATGCCGATGGcgacgaggaggacgacgaggacgatTACACGTCGTCTGGCCAAGAAAGGTCAGTTGTCAAGGTGAGCACAGTGCCCAGCTCATGGCAGACCTTCTTCTGGAAAACAGCTCAAACAGTAAACAGCAAACAGTGGGAAGCAGCAGAAGCCGAGAAGCCTGAAATGCCAAGGAAGATCCGACCCCCaaacgaggaggaggtgggcgaaCAAGACGAGGGCCCCTGCGTCGCTGATATTCACTTATCCGTCCCGAACATAACCGAGACCTTCGAGTTCAGTGCGCAGAGGCAGCTCTTCAAAATCACAACCATTAGGAAGCTGACGTTCGTTCACCAATTCCTCATGACGTTCAACATCAACCTTTATATTGACACCGAGAGTGGAAATCTCGGTTTCTACCTCAATCATTCTACGGTGTTTAATTCTAGAGCTATAAAGATCAGATTTGCCGAACTCATTTTGGCAGTTCTAAAAAGGTCCTTGCAGTTATGA
- the LOC113830552 gene encoding serine-aspartate repeat-containing protein F isoform X3, translating into MVAMYNNDMEGAHGRPSDEDVPEHDVPPSAHVAEDEGPAKSGGHGAAMARAEEEVSKQNELDEDLRNPADEDSTSHTGTTGSSEGDGTRNSASGDAAGSVEGAAAKGASEEAAAISEAEPQPGHPSDDSASDDTLRGAEDGAAKGNDGEENKENVDNTLKETDEESDTEDSEDEDAARDDEGVEWLLKIDDLELYKKAMIPEHFYLRISSPKVLTEEQLRLALDRLLGELKWLRLGLKHRQGDCWICYLPKATMQVRICNDDSLGYIMEEPQRSHYYLHNDLLCTVHILADPQVPRTSRDRRRDKKAKNNSADKGDSASLDDRNLTRDYKYLLLLAGPPPLLNEASGRLISDTFVKHLNDAIEESVAQEPVVQSPGSSTGSGADANLDSPSVAQNPSGVDTLNNAGGFTASGISSENGSSIVSAASGVSADKGSSEVSVSTPGVSTASGISSDKDSSGMSASTPEVSAVSGVSSDKGSSEISVSTGVSTASGIASEKGSSEVSVSTVAERPKDGVSNTEASSAIGEGSADADSKQDKNSPSDTEVCSGTDSVNVSLDTGSAMDACSNNGDKKEISLDEIQHIKTFLSEFQKDVNNDDLRFGGENGEENEDDDSYGGVRKSLDSYVNKCFINKCKAERVSYFNAFVACVNAAAVKLLVDAGLESDREVILFHKVNVRFPWPRQEWWTDRDDDGNDADGDEEDDEDDYTSSGQERSVVKVSTVPSSWQTFFWKTAQTVNSKQWEAAEAEKPEMPRKIRPPNEEEVGEQDEGPCVADIHLSVPNITETFEFSAQRQLFKITTIRKLTFVHQFLMTFNINLYIDTESGNLGFYLNHSTVFNSRAIKIRFAELILAVLKRSLQL; encoded by the exons ATGGTCGCGATGTACAACAACGACATGGAGGGAGCACACGGACGCCCTTCTGACGAGGACGTCCCTGAGCACGACGTGCCTCCCTCGGCTCACGTCGCCGAAGACGAAGGACCAGCGAAGAGCGGTGGCCACGGGGCGGCGATGGCCAGAGCGGAGGAGGAAGTGTCCAAGCAGAACGAGCTCGATGAAGACCTCAGGAACCCAGCTGACGAAGACTCGACCTCGCACACCGGCACGACGGGGAGCAGCGAGGGCGACGGAACCAGAAATAGCGCGAGTGGCGACGCCGCCGGTTCCGTCGAGGGCGCTGCCGCAAAAGGGGCGAGCGAAGAAGCGGCCGCGATTTCTGAAGCCGAGCCCCAGCCGGGACACCCCAGTGATGACAGTGCGTCGGACGACACTCTCAGGGGGGCTGAGGACGGCGCAGCGAAGGGGAATGACggagaggaaaacaaggaaaacgtTGATAATACCCTCAAGGAAACTGACGAGGAGAGTGACACGGAGGACAGCGAGGACGAGGACGCGGCCAGGGACGACGAAGGAGTCGAATGGCTGCTGAAGATCGACGACCTAGAGCTGTACAAGAAGGCCATGATTCCGGAGCATTTCTACCTCAGGATCAGCAGTCCGAAAGTCCTGACCGAGGAACAGCTGCGCCTGGCCCTCGACCGACTCCTCGG GGAACTGAAGTGGCTGCGCCTCGGCTTGAAGCACCGACAGGGCGACTGCTGGATCTGCTACCTGCCGAAGGCTACGATGCAGGTTCGG ATCTGCAATGACGACAGCCTGGGTTACATCATGGAGGAACCGCAGCGCTCGCACTACTACCTACATAACGACCTCCTTTGCACAGTCCACATCCTTGCCGATCCTCAAGTGCCCAGAACTTCGCGGGatagaagaagagacaagaaagcgaagaacaacagtGCCGATAAAGGTGACAGTGCCAGCCTGGACGATAGAAACCTCACACGTGATTACAaatacctcctcctcctggctGGTCCTCCGCCTCTCCTAAACGAAGCTTCCGGCAGACTCATCAGTGACACCTTTGTAAAACACCTTAATGATGCCATAGAAGAGTCTGTTGCACAAGAACCAGTCGTACAAAGCCCCGGTTCCAGCACTGGCAGTGGAGCAGATGCGAACCTGGACTCTCCCAGTGTGGCTCAAAATCCCTCTGGTGTGGATACTCTAAATAACGCGGGGGGGTTCACTGCTTCTGGAATTTCCTCCGAAAACGGTAGTTCCATAGTCTCCGCTGCCTCTGGAGTTTCCGCAGATAAAGGTAGTTCTGAAGTGTCAGTGAGCACTCCTGGAGTTTCCACTGCTTCCGGAATTTCCTCTGATAAAGATAGTTCTGGAATGTCTGCGAGTACTCCAGAAGTCTCCGCTGTCTCTGGGGTTTCCTCTGATAAAGGTAGTTCTGAAATTTCTGTGAGTACTGGAGTTTCCACTGCTTCCGGAATTGCTTCTGAAAAGGGTAGTTCTGAAGTTTCTGTGAGTACTGTTGCTGAAAGGCCTAAGGACGGTGTCAGCAATACTGAAGCCTCCAGTGCGATTGGTGAGGGTTCCGCAGATGCTGACAGTAAACAAGATAAAAATAGTCCTAGTGATACTGAAGTTTGCTCAGGTACCGACAGCGTTAATGTTAGCTTAGATACCGGCAGTGCTATGGATGCTTGCTCAAATAacggtgataaaaaagaaatatcctTAGACGAAATACAGCACATTAAGACTTTCCTTAGTGAATTTCAAAAGGATGTAAATAACGACGATTTGAGATTTGGTGGAGAAAATGGTGAAGAAAATGAGGACGACGATTCGTATGGGGGTGTTCGTAAATCACTGGATTCGTATGTCAACAAATGTTTCATAAACAAGTGTAAAGCAGAACGTGTCAGTTATTTCAATGCTTTTGTAGCGTGCGTGAATGCGGCCGCCGTCAAGCTTTTGGTTGATGCCGGGCTAGAGTCTGACAGAGAAGTCATACTTTTCCATAAAGTGAACGTACGCTTCCCTTGGCCACGCCAGGAATGGTGGACGGACAGAGACGACGACGGCAACGATGCCGATGGcgacgaggaggacgacgaggacgatTACACGTCGTCTGGCCAAGAAAGGTCAGTTGTCAAGGTGAGCACAGTGCCCAGCTCATGGCAGACCTTCTTCTGGAAAACAGCTCAAACAGTAAACAGCAAACAGTGGGAAGCAGCAGAAGCCGAGAAGCCTGAAATGCCAAGGAAGATCCGACCCCCaaacgaggaggaggtgggcgaaCAAGACGAGGGCCCCTGCGTCGCTGATATTCACTTATCCGTCCCGAACATAACCGAGACCTTCGAGTTCAGTGCGCAGAGGCAGCTCTTCAAAATCACAACCATTAGGAAGCTGACGTTCGTTCACCAATTCCTCATGACGTTCAACATCAACCTTTATATTGACACCGAGAGTGGAAATCTCGGTTTCTACCTCAATCATTCTACGGTGTTTAATTCTAGAGCTATAAAGATCAGATTTGCCGAACTCATTTTGGCAGTTCTAAAAAGGTCCTTGCAGTTATGA